From a single Natronorubrum tibetense GA33 genomic region:
- a CDS encoding DUF7571 family protein, giving the protein MKPCQHCQAVIDEYILDKQLEPLRGLTVDDFNICADCTTIVSDSCVGCSGAVYVPRGDTATPDYCPACRADHIERTGQDPGWNLDTAST; this is encoded by the coding sequence ATGAAACCGTGCCAACACTGTCAGGCGGTCATCGACGAGTACATCTTGGATAAACAACTCGAACCCCTGCGCGGACTCACGGTCGACGACTTCAACATCTGCGCCGACTGCACGACTATCGTTTCTGATTCGTGTGTGGGGTGTAGCGGTGCGGTCTACGTCCCTCGGGGCGACACTGCCACACCCGACTACTGTCCGGCGTGCCGAGCTGATCACATCGAACGGACGGGGCAGGATCCCGGCTGGAATCTCGACACCGCGTCCACCTGA
- a CDS encoding DUF447 domain-containing protein, translating into MSGDELSPNGDLDADPTAEWPVSLSGVTESVVATLGPNGLWNLAALGLFAADSGDDSITARTWGNTRTRRNFHRQSEGYVLFVDDPVVFADAALSIVEREEPVLKSAHAWARVSVERIDSGTDDGTDWEQWALRPVESAVETETVPTIDRGFAAVVEATVAASRLDVAGYDEDELRERLAYFAAVVDRAGSPREREALERVREHSAW; encoded by the coding sequence ATGAGCGGCGACGAACTGTCGCCGAACGGAGATCTCGATGCCGATCCGACCGCCGAGTGGCCCGTCTCCCTGTCGGGCGTGACCGAATCCGTCGTCGCGACGCTCGGTCCCAACGGCCTGTGGAACCTGGCCGCGCTCGGTCTCTTCGCCGCGGATTCCGGAGACGATTCGATTACCGCGCGAACGTGGGGCAACACCCGGACCCGACGCAACTTCCACCGTCAGAGCGAGGGCTACGTCCTGTTCGTCGACGACCCCGTCGTCTTCGCCGACGCCGCGCTCTCGATCGTCGAGCGCGAGGAGCCTGTCCTCAAGTCCGCACACGCGTGGGCGCGTGTCTCGGTCGAGCGAATCGACTCGGGGACCGACGACGGGACCGACTGGGAGCAGTGGGCGCTTCGCCCCGTCGAGTCCGCCGTCGAGACCGAGACGGTGCCGACGATCGACCGCGGCTTCGCGGCCGTCGTCGAGGCAACCGTCGCCGCCTCCCGCCTCGACGTCGCGGGCTACGACGAGGACGAACTGCGCGAGCGACTCGCGTACTTCGCTGCCGTCGTCGACCGCGCCGGGAGTCCGCGCGAACGCGAGGCGCTCGAGCGCGTTCGCGAGCACTCCGCGTGGTGA
- a CDS encoding DUF7344 domain-containing protein encodes MLPVISDPESLTPGSATRSTGSAEKTERAFDLLADWRRRAVLEYLDDHDGPVSLSDLADHVTLEEQGQTRGTVAGCGDALLGTRRRVRISLRHHHVPKLAAADAVEFDLEANAVSVRETGADLLARLEATAEERGGCKHHVQ; translated from the coding sequence ATGCTTCCCGTGATCTCCGATCCAGAATCCCTGACACCAGGTTCCGCGACCCGGTCGACGGGATCCGCCGAGAAGACTGAGCGAGCGTTCGATCTGCTCGCCGATTGGCGTCGTCGGGCCGTCCTCGAGTATCTCGACGACCACGACGGGCCGGTCTCGCTCTCCGACCTGGCGGACCACGTCACCCTCGAGGAACAGGGTCAGACCCGCGGTACGGTCGCGGGCTGTGGCGACGCGTTACTCGGGACGCGACGACGCGTTCGGATCTCGCTTCGCCACCACCACGTGCCGAAGCTCGCGGCGGCCGACGCCGTCGAGTTCGACCTCGAGGCGAACGCCGTCTCCGTTCGAGAAACGGGTGCCGATCTGCTCGCTCGACTGGAGGCGACCGCCGAGGAGCGTGGCGGCTGCAAGCACCACGTCCAGTAG
- a CDS encoding NAD(P)/FAD-dependent oxidoreductase, producing MERVDVAIVGGGPAGASAAERAAAHGAETVLFEQGVPREDRDDIGPDSTDAAGMLDYWIDIMDIDYREIPDEVIHRELEATEFVGPNSRVELRTTGMEASYPKFGYTFHRARMDDWLHERAEDAGADLRVGTGVKDLETDLRADSAKGPIHTLTLSDGDQLEAQYVVLADGPQRRITLDALDQFTAPGRSVSDHLSPPKANHIAYQEYREFPPELFEEFEDTLKFWWGYMPGETAYPWVFPNDGTVARVGLTMPIGMELEDVTNPGAYKLLRPDDDRLPSGSEYIRRLLEQEYGDEYDIEEDIPIVEDRGKSKGTETYPISSTRPIESPVGANIAVAGGAMGTTSAFHEGGYHVAVRTGKIAGRLAGTDSLESYNDVWKRAIGDEILRNVAFADIVKDYEPDDWDWAFDTITDMQQGASGGNLIRRSYSAGLGASKIMLAYKRRKYTHRNGGYVQLKEDEYFY from the coding sequence ATGGAACGCGTAGACGTCGCGATCGTCGGTGGCGGCCCCGCTGGGGCATCCGCGGCCGAACGGGCCGCGGCACACGGTGCCGAGACCGTCCTCTTCGAGCAGGGCGTCCCACGGGAGGACCGCGACGACATCGGTCCGGACTCGACCGACGCCGCCGGCATGCTCGATTACTGGATCGACATCATGGATATCGACTACCGGGAGATTCCCGACGAGGTCATTCACCGTGAGCTCGAGGCGACCGAGTTCGTCGGTCCCAACAGCCGCGTCGAACTACGGACGACCGGGATGGAAGCCAGCTACCCGAAGTTCGGCTACACTTTCCACCGCGCACGGATGGACGACTGGCTCCACGAGCGCGCCGAAGACGCCGGGGCCGACCTTCGTGTCGGGACGGGTGTCAAAGACCTCGAGACCGACCTGCGCGCCGACAGCGCGAAGGGACCCATCCACACGCTGACCCTCTCCGACGGCGACCAGCTCGAAGCCCAGTACGTCGTCCTCGCCGACGGCCCGCAGCGACGGATCACCCTCGACGCGCTGGACCAGTTTACAGCACCCGGCCGCAGCGTCTCGGACCACCTCTCGCCGCCGAAAGCCAACCACATCGCCTACCAGGAGTATCGGGAGTTCCCACCCGAGCTGTTCGAAGAGTTCGAAGACACCCTCAAGTTCTGGTGGGGCTACATGCCCGGCGAGACCGCCTACCCGTGGGTGTTCCCCAACGACGGCACGGTCGCTCGCGTCGGCCTGACGATGCCGATCGGGATGGAACTCGAGGACGTGACGAACCCGGGCGCGTACAAACTCCTGCGACCGGACGACGACCGATTGCCCTCCGGGTCGGAGTACATCCGCCGCCTGCTCGAACAGGAGTACGGCGACGAGTACGATATCGAGGAGGATATCCCGATCGTCGAGGACCGTGGGAAGTCGAAGGGAACCGAAACGTATCCCATCTCCTCGACGCGACCGATCGAGTCGCCCGTCGGCGCGAACATCGCCGTCGCCGGCGGCGCGATGGGGACGACCTCGGCCTTCCACGAGGGCGGCTACCACGTCGCCGTCCGAACGGGGAAGATCGCCGGCCGACTGGCCGGGACGGACTCGCTCGAGAGCTACAACGACGTCTGGAAGCGCGCCATCGGCGACGAGATCCTCCGGAACGTCGCCTTCGCGGACATCGTCAAAGACTACGAGCCCGACGACTGGGACTGGGCGTTCGATACCATCACCGACATGCAGCAGGGGGCCTCCGGCGGGAACCTGATCAGACGGAGCTACTCGGCCGGTCTCGGTGCCTCGAAGATCATGCTCGCCTACAAGCGACGGAAGTACACCCATCGCAACGGCGGCTACGTCCAGTTGAAAGAAGACGAGTACTTCTACTGA
- a CDS encoding universal stress protein — protein sequence MTLTFDGTVVVPAADPDDGEQTAAALAPHLTSSSAVIAVNVIEKSGGGIDKAPMEQREEYADEIFERIRRTLETTDATVETDVLYGTDVVERIFAEAEDRDADAVVFTAREGNRLAELLTGDVARRMVKEASVPVVALPQTDA from the coding sequence ATGACGCTCACCTTCGACGGTACGGTCGTCGTCCCGGCGGCGGATCCGGACGACGGCGAGCAGACGGCTGCGGCGCTCGCCCCGCATCTGACCTCGAGCAGTGCGGTCATCGCGGTCAACGTGATCGAAAAGTCGGGCGGCGGGATCGACAAGGCACCCATGGAACAGCGGGAGGAGTACGCCGACGAAATTTTCGAGCGGATCCGACGGACGCTCGAGACGACCGATGCGACGGTCGAGACGGACGTGCTCTACGGTACCGATGTCGTCGAGCGAATCTTCGCCGAAGCGGAGGACCGAGACGCCGATGCTGTCGTCTTCACGGCTCGAGAGGGGAATCGGCTGGCGGAACTCCTCACCGGCGACGTTGCACGGCGGATGGTCAAGGAAGCGTCCGTTCCGGTCGTCGCACTGCCGCAGACGGACGCCTGA
- a CDS encoding nitrile hydratase accessory protein, which produces MADRDESPTSGLAALEGEETPTFDAPWQARAFAIAVALSADGTYEWDTFQDRLAAEIERADGAAVPADREASEADYYHRWLAALERLLVSDDLLESGALTERTREFAVGDRDASEWVEGEHDHDHGTDGSDAHDHNHDHPR; this is translated from the coding sequence ATGGCTGACCGCGACGAGAGCCCGACTTCCGGACTCGCGGCGCTCGAGGGCGAAGAAACTCCCACGTTCGACGCGCCGTGGCAAGCCCGCGCGTTCGCCATCGCGGTCGCGCTTTCTGCCGACGGCACCTACGAGTGGGATACGTTTCAGGATCGACTGGCCGCCGAGATCGAGCGGGCCGACGGCGCCGCAGTTCCGGCCGACCGGGAGGCCTCTGAGGCGGACTACTATCATCGGTGGCTCGCCGCCCTCGAGCGACTGCTCGTTTCGGACGACCTGCTCGAGTCGGGGGCGCTAACCGAACGAACGCGGGAGTTCGCTGTCGGTGATCGAGACGCGTCCGAGTGGGTCGAGGGCGAGCACGACCACGATCACGGAACTGACGGTTCCGACGCGCACGACCACAATCACGACCACCCCCGCTAA
- a CDS encoding triphosphoribosyl-dephospho-CoA synthase has protein sequence MRTPAQNAHLALLLEVAGTPKPGNVDRHRDLEDLRFEHFLAGAVGAQRGLEQAANGGAVGPAFERSVEGMAAQGGGNTQFGALLLLVPLVRAAADDLSQPVVEAICEDTTVADAAGFYRAFDHVDVFVGDPPAEMEPLDVRRGSDAVSALEERGLTLFDVMGQSVPGDDVAREWVRGFERSFTAAERLVGADGPLTERAAAVFLSLLAERPDTLVATRSGEAVAQKVTERANELIERNALETDRETVERFADELVERGVNPGTTADITAAGLFIALERGAISV, from the coding sequence ATGCGAACGCCGGCGCAGAACGCACATCTGGCACTCCTCCTCGAGGTCGCGGGGACGCCCAAACCGGGCAACGTCGACCGACATCGCGATCTCGAGGACCTGCGGTTCGAACACTTTCTCGCGGGCGCGGTGGGGGCTCAGCGGGGACTCGAGCAGGCTGCCAACGGCGGCGCGGTCGGTCCCGCGTTCGAGCGCAGCGTCGAAGGGATGGCCGCACAGGGCGGCGGTAACACCCAGTTCGGGGCGCTCCTGTTGCTCGTCCCGCTCGTTCGGGCCGCTGCTGATGACCTCTCCCAGCCCGTCGTCGAGGCAATTTGTGAGGATACCACCGTCGCGGACGCCGCCGGATTCTACCGCGCGTTCGACCACGTCGACGTTTTCGTCGGCGACCCGCCCGCGGAAATGGAACCCCTCGACGTGCGCCGCGGGAGCGACGCGGTGTCCGCTCTCGAGGAGCGCGGACTGACGCTGTTCGACGTGATGGGCCAGAGCGTCCCCGGGGACGACGTCGCCCGCGAGTGGGTTCGGGGATTCGAGCGCTCCTTTACCGCCGCCGAACGGCTCGTCGGGGCCGACGGCCCGCTGACGGAGCGCGCCGCGGCCGTCTTCCTCTCCCTGCTCGCCGAGCGCCCCGATACGCTCGTCGCGACCCGAAGCGGCGAGGCCGTCGCGCAGAAGGTGACCGAGCGCGCCAATGAACTGATCGAGCGAAACGCCCTCGAGACCGACCGGGAAACCGTCGAGCGCTTCGCCGACGAACTCGTCGAGCGAGGCGTCAACCCGGGGACGACGGCCGATATCACCGCAGCAGGGTTGTTCATCGCGCTCGAGCGCGGGGCGATCAGCGTATGA
- a CDS encoding D-2-hydroxyacid dehydrogenase → MSTRDAADVLVLRTGTHGMPVEQYAAAIRERLPKQTVELARTPTEEREAIETARFVTGMTLDEDLLEAAENLEVFACAYAGTGHLPLEQLEERGVAVTNASGVHGPNIGEHVLGAILRYTRRFHVGARRQDRREWRHYQAFELQGSTVTIVGLGAIGEAVAERLEPFGVETIGVRYSPEKGGPTDEVIGFDDDGFDDALARTDYLVLACPLTETTRGLIGHDEFVTMDPDAVLVNVARGPVVDTDALVAALRSSWIRGASLDVTDPEPLPEEHPLWTLENVQITPHNAGHTPEYYERLADIVAENARRFGEDSEAELRNQVRP, encoded by the coding sequence ATGAGTACTCGCGACGCAGCAGACGTCCTCGTTCTTCGGACGGGAACCCACGGTATGCCGGTCGAACAGTACGCCGCCGCGATCCGCGAGCGACTCCCGAAGCAGACGGTCGAACTCGCGCGGACGCCCACCGAGGAGCGCGAAGCGATCGAAACCGCCCGGTTCGTCACCGGGATGACCCTCGACGAGGACCTCCTCGAGGCCGCCGAAAACCTCGAGGTCTTCGCCTGTGCCTACGCGGGGACGGGCCACCTCCCGCTCGAGCAACTCGAAGAACGCGGTGTGGCGGTCACGAACGCCTCCGGCGTGCACGGTCCCAACATCGGCGAACACGTCCTCGGGGCGATCCTCCGGTACACGCGCCGGTTCCATGTGGGCGCGCGCCGACAGGATCGACGGGAGTGGCGCCACTATCAGGCCTTCGAGTTGCAGGGATCGACGGTAACGATCGTGGGACTCGGCGCGATCGGGGAGGCCGTCGCGGAACGACTCGAGCCGTTCGGCGTCGAGACGATCGGGGTTCGGTACTCGCCCGAAAAGGGTGGGCCGACGGACGAGGTGATCGGCTTCGACGACGACGGGTTCGACGACGCGCTCGCGCGGACGGACTACCTCGTGCTCGCGTGTCCGCTCACCGAGACCACTCGCGGGCTGATCGGCCACGACGAGTTCGTGACGATGGATCCCGACGCGGTGCTCGTCAACGTCGCCCGCGGCCCGGTCGTCGACACCGACGCGCTCGTGGCGGCGCTGCGCTCGAGTTGGATCCGCGGCGCCTCGCTGGACGTCACTGATCCCGAACCGCTCCCAGAGGAACATCCGCTGTGGACGCTCGAGAACGTCCAGATCACGCCCCACAACGCGGGCCACACCCCCGAGTACTACGAGCGACTCGCCGATATCGTCGCCGAAAACGCCCGGCGATTCGGCGAGGACTCGGAGGCGGAGCTCCGGAATCAGGTGCGTCCCTGA
- a CDS encoding TrmB family transcriptional regulator codes for MPTEEQAVQLLVELGLTEYEARCFVALSRVSTATASEIATLSDVPRSRVYDAVDRLHRRGLVDIQQSEPREYRAISKAAALESLKERYDTTLEATDDALSKLRCSNDGDDLEESGVWAIADHDRVTDQVGRFLEEATDEVYALLADESALDRQFLGKLAAASERGVDTRVEVPSEEIKARVLDVTPETTVTVTDLADDPASLNVKRLGRIVMVDRRSVLLAAVADRTRPGQVEEMAIWASGPDHGLVVGLRHVLGARIDSQDVFV; via the coding sequence ATGCCTACTGAGGAGCAGGCGGTACAGCTCCTGGTCGAACTGGGGCTCACCGAATACGAAGCTCGCTGTTTCGTCGCGCTTTCGCGCGTCTCGACGGCGACGGCATCGGAGATCGCCACCCTTTCGGACGTGCCGCGCTCGCGGGTCTACGACGCGGTCGACCGGTTGCACCGGCGAGGGTTAGTCGACATCCAGCAGTCCGAGCCGCGCGAGTACAGAGCGATTTCGAAGGCTGCCGCGCTCGAGTCCCTCAAAGAACGGTACGATACGACGCTCGAGGCGACCGACGACGCCCTCTCGAAACTCCGCTGTTCGAACGACGGAGACGACTTGGAGGAGAGCGGAGTGTGGGCGATCGCCGACCACGATCGCGTCACCGATCAAGTCGGTCGCTTCCTCGAGGAAGCGACCGACGAGGTCTACGCGCTTCTCGCCGATGAGAGCGCGCTCGATCGACAGTTTCTCGGGAAACTCGCCGCAGCGAGCGAACGCGGTGTCGACACGCGGGTCGAAGTCCCTTCCGAGGAGATCAAAGCACGAGTGCTGGACGTCACACCGGAGACCACCGTCACGGTCACGGACCTCGCAGACGACCCGGCTTCGCTGAACGTCAAACGCCTCGGTCGAATCGTCATGGTCGATCGCCGATCCGTCCTGCTCGCTGCGGTCGCAGACCGAACCCGTCCGGGACAGGTCGAAGAGATGGCGATCTGGGCCAGCGGACCGGACCACGGGCTGGTCGTCGGCCTTCGACACGTTCTCGGGGCGCGAATCGACTCACAGGATGTCTTCGTCTGA
- a CDS encoding 30S ribosomal protein S17e, translating to MAIKPAYVKKTGNLLLERYPEAFTTDFEQNKDSVTKLTNVESKGVRNRIAGYVTRKKSAQTATA from the coding sequence ATGGCAATCAAACCGGCCTATGTCAAGAAGACCGGGAACCTCCTCCTGGAGCGCTACCCGGAGGCGTTCACGACCGACTTCGAACAGAACAAAGACAGCGTCACGAAGCTCACCAACGTCGAGTCCAAGGGTGTCCGCAACCGCATCGCCGGCTACGTCACCCGGAAGAAAAGCGCCCAGACGGCCACCGCGTAA
- the asd gene encoding aspartate-semialdehyde dehydrogenase codes for MAVRVGLLGATGAVGQRLIQLLDPHPEFEIAALTASESSAGKSYRQAAKWRVDSPIPTDVAEMTVVETDPNEVPDDVDLIFSSLPSSIGAEVEPGFCEAGYVVSSNSSNGRMDDDIPLVVPEVNADHLDLLEVQRDERGWDGAMVKNPNCSTITFVPTLAALAEFGLEKVHVATLQAVSGAGYDGVSSMEIIDNAIPHIGSEEDKLETESRKLLGSFDGAELSHNEMEVAASCNRIPTIDGHLENVWVETEDDLTPDAAAEAMREYPSLDLRSSPDPLIHVFEEPDRPQPRMDRSLGDGMAIAAGGLRESAFGLQYNCLAHNTIRGAAGASVLNGELLLENGYL; via the coding sequence ATGGCAGTACGAGTTGGCCTCCTCGGTGCGACCGGTGCCGTCGGACAGCGACTGATTCAGCTTCTCGACCCCCACCCGGAGTTCGAGATTGCCGCATTGACCGCGAGTGAATCCAGCGCCGGGAAGAGCTACCGGCAGGCCGCGAAGTGGCGCGTCGATAGCCCCATTCCGACGGACGTCGCGGAGATGACCGTCGTCGAAACCGACCCCAACGAGGTGCCGGACGACGTCGACCTCATCTTCTCGTCGCTCCCCTCGAGCATCGGGGCCGAGGTCGAGCCCGGCTTCTGTGAGGCCGGTTACGTCGTCTCGTCGAACTCCTCGAACGGCCGGATGGACGACGATATCCCGCTGGTCGTCCCCGAAGTCAACGCCGATCACCTCGACCTGCTCGAGGTCCAGCGCGACGAGCGCGGCTGGGACGGCGCGATGGTGAAAAATCCCAACTGCTCGACGATTACCTTCGTCCCCACGCTCGCCGCGCTGGCCGAGTTCGGCTTAGAGAAGGTTCACGTCGCGACTCTCCAGGCCGTCTCCGGCGCGGGCTACGATGGCGTCAGCTCGATGGAGATCATCGACAACGCCATCCCCCACATCGGCAGCGAGGAGGACAAACTCGAGACGGAGTCCAGAAAGCTCCTCGGCAGCTTCGACGGCGCCGAACTGAGTCACAACGAGATGGAGGTCGCAGCCTCGTGTAACCGCATTCCGACGATCGACGGCCACCTCGAGAACGTCTGGGTCGAGACTGAAGACGACCTGACCCCCGACGCGGCCGCCGAAGCGATGCGTGAGTACCCGTCGCTCGACCTTCGCTCCTCCCCCGACCCGCTCATCCACGTCTTCGAGGAGCCCGACCGTCCACAGCCGCGGATGGACCGCTCGCTCGGCGACGGCATGGCCATCGCCGCGGGCGGACTCCGTGAGTCCGCCTTCGGACTGCAGTACAACTGTCTCGCCCACAACACCATCCGCGGTGCCGCCGGCGCGAGCGTGCTGAACGGCGAACTGCTGCTCGAGAACGGCTACCTCTAA